A single region of the Syngnathus acus chromosome 6, fSynAcu1.2, whole genome shotgun sequence genome encodes:
- the myo9ab gene encoding unconventional myosin-IXAb isoform X8, which yields MSLQDGSCSYASSANMATASGSMRRRLEDQEFSLRVYPGSLAEGTIYCPVSARKNTTAAEAIECLIERLRLERTKCYVLAEVKEFGGEEWILNPGDCPVQRMMLWPRSALENRGGLGSGDDYRFLLREKNLDGSIHYGGSLQMWLRVTQERRRMVERGFLPQPAGSDPPTDLCALSKLTEHALLESLRARFRQEKIYTYVGSILIVVNPFQFLPIYNPKYVKLYDNHTLGKLEPHIYAVADVAYHAMLQRRHNQCIVISGESGSGKTQSTNFLIHHLTALSQKGFASGVEQIILGAGPVLEAFGNAKTAHNNNSSRFGKFIQVNYQASGTVRGAYVEKYLLEKSRLVYQEHNERNYHVFYYLLAGASEEERKSFHLLQPEEYHYLNQMTKKTHKLRWDNYSDSELQDCFSVEGEDLKHDFERLQLAMEMVGFLPATRKQIFSLLSAILHLGNIRYKKKTYRDDSIDICNPEVLPFVSELLEVKEEMLLEALTTRKTITVGERLIVPYKLAEAGTVRDSMAKSLYSALFDWIVFRANHALLNNKDLEDKSKIFSIGVLDIFGFEDYENNSFEQFCINFANERLQHYFNQHIFKLEQEEYRAEGISWHTIDYIDNSSCINLISKKPTALFHLLDEECNFPQASNQTLLDKFKRQHEGNSYIEFPAVMEPAFIITHYAGKVKYGVKDFREKNTDHMRPDVVALLKSSKNAFICGLMGIDPVATFRWAVLRAYFRALVAFREAGRRYKKTGHDSAVPCAAVKTVDSFSFLHHPVHQRSLEILQRCKDEKYSITRKNPRSPLADLQGANTLNEKAGRDGFGAGCNGRGPRSGRLSSAGSLTALGEDGIFVNSSNSKLLERAQGILLRNRNCKVKPSLPKHLLDVKSLRHLSSVTLHDRITKSLLHLHKKKKPPSISAQFQASLTKLMETLNQSEPYFVKCIRSNAEKLPLRFNDSLVLRQLRYTGMLETVRIRQSGYSVKYTFQDFVRHFHVLLPRGTTATKSGVREFFRQIHLMPAGYQVGNTTVFLREAERQRLQTLLHQEVLRRIVTLQHRFRAVLERNNFVRMKLAARVIQRWWRCCLVRESAMDLRLEERAVVCLQTAWRRCRQRRTFLRWRSSAVAIQRSWRTRRRQRTAAAVAIQAAWRGFAERKRYCETCRTVMLLQTMARGYLARLRYAKGFRELKQQHEAAAPIIQRPDDDLTSEQDHVENLSGEPAEDNRSRGADEASHKTRAKRESRRMRELEQAQFSLELLKVRTGNVDTPPRGELEPDSATCRPEDHRRHSPLGSLDSFEALAAEDTETESSGAFTSCSTAPRERLTSDPVRDSNHNEKPETASPLRTESPRATFYIASDQSPVREPTRESPSKSSKDRRESTFRKPIVVLISMQKESPLEEGSSVVQSPDRTSECREPQASSQQTHISGLEVASTVEEERTLQSTFEEGDSSMVPSSATFEASPEVPGLCSSEVDIKITLEAKAGFSPTVRPGQREKKTVSRGQGAASPLLDTKPPKAQKKNSAQTVIVNMTEKPTNTAPPRRKLPFSKSDKDLVTQGRSLSMFKDDSRTREQQVGRPGPKKKARMSRTRSDFLTRCNSEGATRSDDDDDEYYVPAHSRTPPPSPCPPRTRPKADCHSDSEMDSHKDPQKIHKTLSSGDLGKAEVLRKTSSQDGRMRGKMRFWSKSKHGRKKVSSRGESAAETPGKRGKKTSCILHQLILFFRPPEAPSPPLSPDLKAASPPRGLRDSKENKEPSPKMRRRRSLKISSVALEPAQWQNDALHILSSAHDYRTMNDFLLKKIADLESENGKKDTMVDVVFKKALKEFRINIFNSYSTALAMDDGRSIRYKDLHALFEHILEKSMRLEQRDWNESPVKVWVNTFKVFLDEFMTEYKPMEGTIGRAAKRERKKSRKKDTDIVEEHNGHIFKSTQYSIPTYCEYCSSLIWMMDRACVCKLCRYACHRKCCSKMATKCSKKYDPELSPRQFGVELSRLTGEERNVPQLVEKLINYIEMHGLYTEGIYRKSGSTNKIKELRQGLDTDVSSVILDDYNIHVIASVLKQWLRDLPSPLMTFELYEEFLRAMGQADKQEVIRGVYSVIDQLSRTHLSTLERLIFHLVRIALQEDTNRMSANALAIVFAPCVLRCPDTIDPLQSVQDISKTTACVELIINEQMSKYRARLKDINSLEFAESKAKSRLSHVRRSMSKSRVRQSGAHTQSPPLSPRTGPPAADSESAGVAGEEAAEGTLSEQQQLAMQQEERILTEQIESLQKEKEELTYEMLILEPRASDDDTPESEASIGTADSSENITMETEGATGEQPESGAYGSRKWEMKCRRPLRRHPDSVDSADSADSTSVVSCFNQPPSDSPSPHYRFRSSSSGPLLASYSPGGAGNASESGRRPGKGRPSHRLRLSRSSPRETSGGHRREPEFGSAPQQLVLYGSNEFMV from the exons ATGAGCTTACAAGATGGCAGCTGCAGCTACGCCAGCAGCGCCAACATGGCCACCGCCAGCGGCAGCATGCGGCGGCGCCTGGAGGACCAGGAGTTCAGCCTTCGCGTCTACCCGGGCTCCCTGGCCGAGGGCACCATCTACTGCCCCGTCAGCGCCCGCAAGAACACCACAGCGGCCGAGGCCATCGAGTGCCTCATCGAGCGGCTGCGCCTGGAGCGCACCAAATGCTACGTGCTGGCCGAGGTGAAGGAGTTTGGCGGCGAGGAGTGGATCCTCAACCCCGGCGACTGCCCCGTACAGCGCATGATGCTGTGGCCCAGGAGCGCCTTGGAGAACCGCGGCGGGCTGGGCAGCGGCGACGATTACCGCTTCCTCCTGCGCGAAAAGAACCTGGACGGTTCCATCCACTACGGCGGCAGCCTCCAGATGTGGCTGCGGGTGACGCAGGAGCGCCGCCGCATGGTAGAGCGCGGCTTCCTCCCCCAACCGGCGGGGAGCGACCCCCCGACGGATTTGTGCGCCCTCTCCAAACTGACGGAGCACGCCCTCTTGGAGAGCCTGCGGGCACGTTTCCGCCAAGAGAAGATCTACACCTACGTGGGGAGTATCCTCATTGTGGTCAACCCCTTCCAGTTCCTGCCCATCTACAACCCCAAGTACGTCAAGCTCTACGACAATCACACGCTGGGCAAGCTGGAGCCGCACATCTACGCCGTGGCCGACGTGGCCTACCACGCCATGCTGCAGCGCCGCCACAACCAGTGCATCGTCATCTCGGGCGAGAGCGGCTCTGGCAAGACGCAGAGCACCAACTTTCTCATTCACCACCTGACCGCCCTCAGCCAGAAGGGCTTCGCTAGCGGCGTGGAGCAGATCATCCTGGGGGCGGGGCCCGTGCTGGAG GCTTTTGGCAACGCCAAGACGGCCCACAACAACAACTCCAGCCGCTTTGGAAAGTTCATCCAGGTCAACTACCAAGCCAGCGGCACTGTTAGAGG GGCCTATGTGGAGAAGTACCTGTTGGAGAAATCTCGCCTGGTCTACCAGGAGCATAATGAAAG gaacTACCACGTCTTTTACTACCTGCTGGCTGGAGCCAgcgaggaggagaggaaatCCTTCCACCTGCTCCAACCTGAGGAATACCACTACCTCAACCAG ATGACAAAGAAAACGCACAAACTCCGCTGGGACAATTACTCTGACAGCGAGCTG CAGGACTGCTTCAGCGTGGAGGGCGAGGACTTGAAACACGACTTTGAGCGTCTGCAGCTGGCGATGGAGATGGTCGGCTTCCTTCCCGCCACACGCAAACA GATTTTCTCGCTGCTGTCGGCCATCCTCCACCTGGGCAACATCCGTTACAAGAAGAAGACCTACAGGGACGACTCCATCGACATCTGCAACCCAGAGGTCCTTCCCTTCGTCTCGGAGCTGTTGGAG GTGAAAGAGGAGATGCTGCTGGAGGCGCTGACCACCAGGAAAACCATCACCGTTGGCGAGAGGCTCATCGTGCCCTACAAACTTGCTGAG GCGGGCACGGTGAGGGACTCCATGGCCAAATCGCTGTACAGCGCTCTCTTTGACTGGATCGTGTTCCGGGCCAATCACGCTCTGCTCAACAACAAGGACCTGGAGGACAAGTCAAAG ATCTTCTCCATCGGCGTGTTGGACATCTTTGGATTTGAGGACTACGAGAACAACAGCTTTGAGCAATTCTGTATCAACTTTGCCAACGAGCGTTTGCAGCATTACTTCAACCAGCACATCTTCAAGCTGGAGCAG GAGGAGTACCGAGCCGAGGGCATCAGCTGGCACACCATCGACTACATCGACAACAGCAGCTGCATTAACCTCATCAGCAAGAAACCCACGGCGCTCTTCCACCTGCTGGACGAGGAGTGCAA CTTCCCTCAGGCGTCCAATCAGACCTTGCTGGACAAGTTCAAGCGTCAGCATGAGGGAAACAGCTACATCGAGTTCCCCGCCGTCATGGAGCCCGCTTTCATCATCACGCACTACGCCGGCAAAGTCAAGTACGGAGTTAAG GACTTCCGGGAGAAGAACACGGACCACATGCGTCCCGACGTGGTGGCCTTGCTGAAGAGCAGCAAAAACGCCTTCATCTGCGGCCTGATGGGAATCGACCCGGTGGCCACATTCCGCTGGGCCGTTTTGCGCGCCTACTTCCGGGCCCTGGTGGCTTTCAGGGAGGCCGGACGCCGATACAAGAAGACAG GTCACGATTCCGCCGTCCCCTGCGCCGCCGTCAAAACCGTGGACAGTTTCAGTTTCCTTCATCACCCGGTTCACCAGAGGAGCCTTGAGATCCTTCAAAGGTGCAAGGATGAGAAATACA GCATCACCAGGAAGAACCCTCGCTCTCCGCTGGCAGATCTTCAAGGCGCCAACACCCTGAATGAGAAAGCCGGGCG GGATGGCTTCGGCGCCGGCTGCAATGGGCGCGGGCCGAGGTCGGGACGCCTGTCGTCGGCGGGGAGCCTGACGGCCCTGGGAGAGGACGGCATCTTCGTCAACTCGTCCAACAGCAAACTCCTGGAACGAGCTCAGGGAATCTTACT AAGAAACAGAAACTGCAAAGTCAAGCCCAGCCTGCCCAAG CACTTGTTGGACGTAAAATCTCTGCGTCACCTGAGCAGCGTGACGCTCCACGATCGCATCACCAAGTCGTTGCTTCACTtgcacaagaagaagaaaccgCCCAGCATCAGCGCTCAGTTCCAG GCTTCCCTCACTAAACTGATGGAGACGCTCAACCAATCGGAGCCGTACTTTGTCAAGTGCATCCGCTCCAATGCTGAgaag CTGCCGTTGCGCTTTAATGACAGCTTAGTGCTGAGGCAGCTGCGCTACACGGGGATGCTGGAAACCGTCCGGATCCGACAATCGGGCTACAGCGTCAAGTACACCTTCCAG GATTTCGTGCGTCACTTTCACGTGCTGCTGCCTCGAGGCACAACTGCAACCAAGTCGGGCGTCAGGGAGTTCTTCAGGCAGATCCATCTGATGCCGGCCGGCTACCAAGTGGGCAACACCACG GTGTTCCTGCGGGAGGCGGAGCGTCAACGTCTTCAGACGCTCCTGCACCAGGAAGTTCTGCGGCGCATCGTCACGCTGCAGCATCGCTTCCGAGCCGTCCTGGAGAGGAACAACTTTGTCAGGATGAAGCTGGCTGCACGTGTCATCCAA CGCTGGTGGCGATGCTGCCTCGTTCGAGAGTCCGCCATGGATCTGAGGCTGGAGGAGCGAGCGGTGGTGTGCCTCCAAACAGCCTGGAGGCGCTGCAGGCAGCGCCGGACATTCCTGCGGTGGCGCAGCTCGGCCGTGGCCATCCAGAGGAGCTGGAGGACGCGCCGGCGCCAAAGGACGGCGGCGGCTGTCGCCATCCAGGCGGCTTGGAGGGGATTCGCTGAGAGGAAACGCTACTGTGAGACCTGCAGGACTGTGATGCTGCTGCAGACCATGGCGAGGGGTTACCTGGCTCGCCTAAGGTACGCAAAAGG ATTCCGAGAACTGAAGCAGCAGCACGAAGCGGCGGCGCCCATCATTCAAAGACCCGACGACGACCTCACCTCGGAACAGGATCACGTGGAGAACCTCTCCGGGGAACCGGCGGAAGACAATCGAAGTCGGGGCGCGGACGAGGCCAGCCACAAGACTCGAGCCAAGCGAGAGAGCAGGCGCATGAGAGAGCTGGAGCAGGCACAATTCAGCTTGGAGCTTCTCAAGGTTCGCACCGGAAATGTCGACACGCCTCCTCGAGGAGAGTTGGAACCAGACAGCGCCACCTGTCGCCCGGAGGACCATCGCAGACATTCGCCTCTCGGGTCTCTTGATAGCTTTGAGGCGCTCGCTGCCGAGGACACAGAGACCGAAAGTTCGGGAGCTTTCACGTCCTGTTCGACCGCGCCTCGAGAACGTTTGACTTCAGATCCAGTGAGAGATTCAAACCACAACGAAAAGCCCGAGACAGCGTCACCGCTCAGGACCGAGAGCCCGAGGGCGACGTTTTACATCGCTTCGGACCAAAGTCCGGTCCGAGAACCGACACGCGAAAGCCCCAGCAAGTCTTCCAAAGACAGAAGGGAGTCCACGTTTCGAAAGCCCATCGTGGTCTTGATCAGTATGCAAAAAGAGAGTCCTCTGGAAGAGGGGTCGTCGGTAGTCCAAAGTCCAGACAGAACTTCTGAATGCAGAGAACCGCAAGCCAGTTCCCAACAGACACACATATCGGGTTTGGAGGTAGCATCTACTGTTGAAGAAGAAAGAACTCTACAGTCCACTTTTGAGGAAGGCGATTCCTCCATGGTTCCGTCTTCAGCCACTTTTGAGGCAAGCCCAGAAGTTCCTGGCCTTTGCTCCTCAGAAGTGGACATCAAGATCACCCTGGAGGCCAAAGCCGGCTTTTCTCCCACCGTCCGCCCGGGTCAGCGGGAGAAGAAAACGGTCTCGCGTGGGCAGGGAGCCGCCAGCCCGCTCCTTGACACCAAGCCACCCAAAGCCCAGAAGAAGAACTCGGCTCAGACCGTCATTGTCAACATGACGGAGAAGCCCACCAACACGGCGCCACCCAGACGCAAGCTTCCGTTCTCCAA GTCCGATAAGGATTTGGTGACCCAGGGAAGATCTTTGTCCATGTTCAAAGATGATTCCAGGACCAGAGAG CAGCAGGTGGGGCGGCCGGGCCCCAAAAAGAAAGCACGCATGTCCCGGACGCGCTCCGACTTCCTCACGCGCTGTAACTCGGAAGGAGCCACGCGCTCggacgacgatgatgacgagtACTACGTCCCCGCCCACTCCCGCacgccgcccccctccccgtgCCCCCCACGCACTCGCCCCAAGGCCGACTGTCACAGTGACTCCGAGATG GATTCCCACAAAGACCCACAGAAGATCCATAAGACCTTGTCATCGGGAGATTTGGGCAAAGCGGAGGTGCTGAGGAAAACCTCCAGTCAGGATGGAAG AATGAGAGGGAAGATGCGATTCTGGAGTAAAAGTAAACACGGCAGGAAAAAAGTGTCCAGCAGGGGCGAAAGTGCTGCTGAGACACCCGGTAAGAGaggtaaaaaaacaagctgcaTCTTACATcagctgattttattttttcgtcCGCCAGAGGCCCCGTCGCCTCCTCTCAGTCCCGACCTGAAGGCAGCGTCGCCGCCACGGGGCTTGCGGGACAGCAAGGAGAACAAGGAGCCGTCTCCCAagatgcggcggcggcgcagcCTGAAGATCAGCAGCGTGGCTCTGGAACCCGCCCAGTGGCAGAATGACGCGCTGCACATCCTCAGCTCGGCTCACGACTACCGCACCATGAACGACTTCCTGCTCAAGAAG ATCGCCGACCTGGAGAGTGAAAACGGCAAGAAGGACACCATGGTGGATGTGGTCTTCAAGAAAGCCCTGAAGGAGTTCCGCATCAACATCTTCAACTCGTATTCCACCGCCCTGGCT ATGGACGACGGGAGGAGTATTCGCTACAAGGACCTGCACGCCCTCTTTGAGCACATCCTGGAGAAGAGCATGCGGCTGGAGCAACGCGACTGGAACGAGTCGCCGGTCAAGGTGTGGGTCAACACCTTCAAGGTCTTCCTGGACGAGTTCATGACCGAGTACAAGCCCATGGAGGGGACAATCGGCAGG GCCGCCAAACGAGAGCGCAAGAAGTCGCGCAAGAAGGACACTGACATT GTTGAGGAGCACAACGGCCACATCTTCAAGTCGACGCAGTACAGCATCCCCACGTACTGCGAGTACTGCTCGTCGCTCATCTGGATGATGGACCGAGCCTGCGTTTGCAAAC TCTGCCGCTACGCCTGCCACAGGAAGTGCTGCTCCAAGATGGCCACCAAGTGCAGCAAGAAG TACGATCCGGAGCTGTCGCCTCGTCAGTTTGGCGTGGAGCTCTCCAGGCTGACCGGCGAGGAGCGCAACGTCCCCCAACTGGTGGAGAAGCTCATCAACTACATCGAGATGCACGGCCTCTACACGGAGGGCATCTACAGGAAGTCGGGCTCCACCAATAAAATCAAGGAACTGCGCCAGGGGCTGGACACCG ACGTGAGCAGCGTGATCTTGGACGATTACAACATCCACGTCATCGCCAGCGTGCTCAAGCAGTGGCTCCGCGACCTGCCCAGCCCGCTCATGACATTTGAGCTCTACGAGGAGTTCCTCCGAGCCATGG GTCAAGCCGACAAGCAGGAGGTGATCCGAGGTGTGTACTCGGTCATCGACCAGCTGAGCCGCACACACCTAAGCACGTTGGAACGCCTCATCTTCCACCTGGTCAG GATTGCGCTGCAGGAGGACACCAACAGGATGTCGGCCAACGCGCTGGCCATCGTCTTCGCCCCGTGCGTCCTGCGCTGCCCCGACACCATCGACCCCCTGCAGAGCGTCCAAGACATCAGCAAGACCACAGC GTGTGTGGAGCTGATCATCAATGAGCAGATGAGCAAGTACAGAGCGCGTCTGAAGGACATCAACAGTCTGGAGTTCGCCGAGAGCAAAGCCAAGAGCCGACTGAGCCACGTCAGGAGGTCCATG AGTAAGAGCCGCGTTCGGCAAAGCGGCGCCCACACGCAGTCTCCGCCACTCAGCCCCAGGACGGGCCCCCCGGCGGCGGACAGCGAAAGCGCGGGAGTGGCCGGCGAGGAAGCGGCCGAGGGCACGCTGagcgagcagcagcagctcgccATGCAGCAAGAGGAACGGATCCTCACCGAGCAGATTGAGAGTCTGCAGAAAGAAAA gGAGGAGCTGACATATGAGATGTTGATCCTGGAACCGCGAGCGTCCGACGACGACACTCCAGAATCGGAAGCGTCCATCGGCACGGCCGACAGCTCCGAGAACATCACCATGGAAACGGAGGGTGCCACAGGGGAGCAGCCCG AATCGGGCGCTTATGGCTCCCGAAAATGGGAGATGAAGTGCAGGCGACCTTTGCGTCGCCATCccgactcggtggactcggccGACTCGGCCGACTCGACCTCCGTTGTCTCCTGCTTCAATCAGCCGCCGTCGGACTCGCCTTCCCCTCACTACCGCTTCCGCTCGTCGTCGTCGGGACCCCTGCTGGCCTCCTACAGCCCGGGAGGGGCGGGAAACGCGTCCGAGTCAGGGCGGCGGCCCGGGAAAGGCCGCCCCAGCCACAGGCTTCGCCTGAGCCGCAGCTCGCCGAGGGAGACGTCGGGTGGACACCGCAGGGAGCCCGAGTTCGGCTCGGCGCCGCAGCAGCTGGTTCTGTACGGCAGTAACGAGTTCATGGTGTGA